A stretch of the Filimonas lacunae genome encodes the following:
- a CDS encoding Glu/Leu/Phe/Val family dehydrogenase, with the protein MTNTQHTAMYTPTTPYDSMLARFNKAAGLLQLSEETREKLRRPAKQILLNFSITMDNGQEKNFEGYRVIHSTILGPSKGGIRYDTGVNIHEVKALAAWMTWKSALAGIPFGGAKGGIVCDPQKLSKSELEKLTRAYTQALADTFGPHKDVPAPDMGTGPDEMGWLMDEFSLQHGKTIHAVVTGKHLHSGGSLGRVEATGKGVSIITLLALEKRNKRPSKTNVAIQGFGNVGMHTALFLWEKGVKVVAVSDVDTALFNPEGFNVPDLIAYAQRNDKSIYGYYDAYQILHEELLTLPVDVLIPAAKEDVITAGNAALIKAPIIIEAANGPVSADADRILQEKNTLVVPDILANAGGVTVSYFEWLQNTLHESWDINRVNERLAAILEKSFSEVYQAAGELNETLRTAAYYLAVKRVVAGQQLTAVLDKETPPAHN; encoded by the coding sequence ATGACTAATACTCAGCATACAGCAATGTACACCCCTACTACCCCATACGATTCTATGCTGGCCCGCTTTAACAAGGCCGCCGGGCTGCTACAGCTTAGTGAAGAAACAAGAGAAAAGCTGCGTAGACCCGCCAAGCAAATTTTACTCAACTTCTCTATTACTATGGATAATGGCCAGGAAAAGAACTTTGAAGGATACCGTGTTATTCACTCCACTATACTAGGTCCCTCTAAAGGTGGCATCCGCTACGATACAGGAGTGAATATCCACGAAGTAAAAGCGCTGGCCGCCTGGATGACATGGAAATCGGCCCTGGCAGGCATTCCCTTTGGAGGAGCCAAAGGAGGCATTGTATGCGATCCCCAGAAACTATCTAAATCAGAACTTGAAAAATTAACCCGTGCCTATACACAGGCACTGGCCGATACCTTTGGTCCGCATAAAGATGTACCCGCCCCCGATATGGGCACCGGTCCCGACGAAATGGGCTGGCTGATGGATGAATTCTCCCTGCAACATGGTAAAACCATCCATGCGGTAGTTACCGGCAAACACCTGCATTCCGGCGGCTCGCTGGGGCGCGTAGAAGCAACAGGCAAGGGAGTAAGTATTATTACCCTGCTGGCCCTGGAAAAGCGCAATAAAAGGCCCTCTAAAACAAACGTGGCCATCCAGGGCTTTGGTAATGTAGGCATGCACACGGCACTGTTCCTATGGGAAAAAGGCGTGAAAGTGGTTGCCGTAAGCGATGTAGACACTGCCCTGTTCAATCCCGAGGGATTTAATGTGCCTGACCTTATTGCTTATGCACAACGCAACGACAAGTCTATTTATGGCTATTACGATGCCTACCAGATACTACATGAAGAGCTGCTTACACTGCCGGTGGATGTGCTGATACCTGCCGCAAAAGAAGATGTGATCACTGCCGGCAATGCCGCACTCATTAAAGCCCCGATTATTATAGAAGCCGCCAATGGCCCTGTGTCTGCCGATGCCGACAGAATTTTACAGGAAAAGAACACGTTGGTTGTGCCAGATATACTGGCTAATGCAGGAGGTGTAACCGTTTCTTATTTTGAATGGCTGCAAAACACCTTGCACGAATCGTGGGATATAAACCGCGTCAACGAGCGGCTGGCTGCTATCCTCGAAAAAAGCTTTAGTGAAGTATACCAGGCAGCAGGCGAATTAAACGAAACATTAAGAACCGCAGCTTACTACCTTGCTGTAAAAAGAGTAGTAGCAGGACAACAACTAACAGCAGTGCTAGATAAAG
- a CDS encoding ATP-binding protein → MANKAEFKTSLLRMFRARIPFISIRSIERTRVLEVVQQLAEEINIPIYAHSLSHGTIDIKTRKPVNDDRSVAGGIDFAVQNMSQRQNLTFVFNEVSDIEDDNVVSRHIYDCVVQSIERGGSICVITTKSVWSQLQRLGMTLTLDAPNEEEMLEVVKECVTPYKGSIPIDWEESDFKMAATVLSNMTKIEAENVLATQMAKGSLTKDDIKELSQAKDKLFNDISGLEKVKIDASTLSVAGLDGLQQWLSTQQQLLTADLKARKLRPPRGMLLVGVPGCGKSLSAKFVAASWNLPLYRLDFASIQGMYVGQSENRLKEAFASADNAAPCVLWIDEIEKGLAANASDSSGVTTRMVGQFLFWLQESNAKVFVVATANDVTKLPPELLRKGRFDELFFVDLPAPQERKDIINLYIKRNLLPPPSTFTLDKLVDISEGFAGSDLEGAVRDVAIQAVIRGDAAIDDSLFEKCFQNIVPLSKTSPERIEAIRAWGRERAVPASGLTWSNIPNDKATSKRSIII, encoded by the coding sequence ATGGCCAACAAAGCAGAATTTAAAACGTCGCTGCTAAGGATGTTTCGCGCCAGAATACCTTTCATCAGCATCCGCAGCATAGAACGCACCAGGGTATTAGAGGTAGTGCAACAACTCGCAGAAGAAATAAACATCCCCATATACGCACACAGCTTATCCCACGGCACCATTGATATCAAAACACGGAAGCCTGTAAACGACGATCGCTCTGTTGCAGGCGGGATTGACTTTGCTGTGCAGAATATGTCGCAAAGACAAAACCTGACATTTGTTTTCAATGAGGTAAGCGACATAGAAGACGACAATGTAGTATCCCGTCATATTTACGACTGTGTAGTGCAGTCCATAGAGCGGGGCGGTAGCATTTGCGTCATCACCACCAAAAGCGTATGGTCGCAACTGCAGCGCCTGGGCATGACATTAACGCTGGATGCACCCAATGAAGAAGAAATGCTGGAAGTGGTGAAAGAATGTGTTACCCCCTACAAAGGATCTATTCCTATTGACTGGGAAGAAAGCGATTTTAAAATGGCTGCCACCGTTTTATCCAACATGACCAAAATTGAAGCGGAAAACGTGCTGGCCACCCAGATGGCTAAAGGCTCATTGACCAAAGACGACATCAAAGAACTCAGCCAGGCTAAAGACAAATTGTTCAACGATATATCCGGCCTGGAAAAAGTAAAAATAGACGCCAGCACGCTTTCTGTTGCCGGACTAGATGGTTTGCAGCAATGGCTAAGCACCCAACAGCAACTGCTAACCGCCGATTTAAAAGCCCGCAAGCTGCGCCCACCCAGAGGCATGTTACTGGTAGGCGTTCCCGGCTGCGGCAAATCGCTATCCGCCAAATTCGTTGCCGCTTCCTGGAATTTACCGCTATATCGCTTAGACTTTGCTTCCATCCAGGGCATGTATGTAGGCCAGAGCGAAAACAGGCTGAAAGAAGCCTTTGCATCGGCCGACAACGCTGCCCCCTGTGTACTGTGGATTGATGAAATAGAAAAGGGCTTAGCGGCCAATGCCAGCGATTCTTCGGGTGTTACCACCCGGATGGTAGGCCAATTCCTTTTCTGGCTACAGGAAAGCAATGCCAAGGTATTTGTAGTAGCTACCGCCAACGACGTAACCAAACTACCACCTGAACTGCTGCGAAAAGGCAGGTTTGATGAGTTGTTTTTTGTGGACTTACCAGCTCCACAGGAACGAAAGGACATCATTAACCTGTATATCAAGAGAAACCTGCTGCCACCACCTTCCACCTTTACACTGGACAAGCTCGTTGACATATCAGAAGGCTTTGCAGGTTCAGACCTCGAAGGCGCGGTGCGCGATGTGGCTATACAAGCAGTCATTCGCGGAGACGCTGCTATTGACGATAGCCTATTCGAAAAATGCTTTCAGAACATAGTGCCTTTAAGCAAAACCAGTCCGGAAAGAATTGAAGCCATCAGAGCCTGGGGCCGCGAAAGAGCAGTCCCCGCATCTGGCTTAACGTGGAGTAATATCCCCAATGACAAAGCGACCAGTAAACGCTCTATCATCATTTAA